ATTGCCTGAAAAGCATGTGTTAAAGTAGCAGTCTCcatttaaacagtttgacaaaaggCACAATTAGTCTATTATGAAACAATCTTTTTAATTGTCAAGCAATATTCAAATAAATACTACTTACCCCTTTAAGACGTTTTCTCTACTTCACAGGATAAGGAAAGCACCATAGGTAATCTAACATATACGAAAATAAATGAGGACTTGATTTGTAATTCAAAAGAAAGAGAAGAAATATTCCAAATAAGTAATCAAACTATCAATGTGGGTAATCCGGGAGAAGTGTTGGTTGAGAGTCCAGGGTCGGCAACGAGATTTCTATCAGTAACAATAAGGGAGATCGGGGAGAGCAGTTATTGGGCAGTCCTGGTTCAGCAGCAAGATTTCAATAAGAATAAATAAGGGAGATCTGAGAGAGCAGTTATTAGGCAGTCCGGGTTCAGTAATAAGGAATAGATTAATAGGAGGAAGGTATTCAGGGGAGCGCTGGAGAGTCTTTTGGACTCAAATAGATGGAACCTAAATAGGGAAAAAGATTATACCGCACTGAAGTATAAACACATTAATTGTGCACAGAGGCACTAACGTTCAACGTTTAAATAACGTAACATTACGTATGTCAGTGCCTCCTTAAAGAAACCGGTAAAAACCCTGACAGCACTGTTGCTAAACTGTATGGCTAAAAGAGCATCACACCTATATAAGCTTCATAGATATCCAATTCCAAAACCATGAACATTAATACAGAGTTAGCTCCCTCTTTAGGACAATAACAGCCTCCAATCTTCTGGGTGGCTTTCCACAACATTTTGAATTGTGACATCTGACACCATGTTGGATGAGAATTTGTGACATCTGACACCATGTGGGATGAGAAAGTCTTGCTCACAATTGAGgaggacagagggagagagagagagatgttagGTAGGGGCCCCAGtatttcttattaaaaaaaatgtgtatacggGATAAGTAGCTTGTCATGACGTACAAGTGGATTGGATTACCATTTTAGTCCCGTGGACAAGTAGATTTTTGAAAGAATTTCCatacccctttaaaagttttttatcaTCTCAGTACGTTAATGAACAGCATGTTGTTTTAGATTTACAGCTTTTTATGTTTAATCCCTAGCTCTCTATCTTCTCAGTGTCATTACTATTCATTTCAAATGCCAATAGTAGCTATCGTCTTCCTAAAAATCTGTAGCTTCTttcccaatgttttttttaacaggaatttagtgttaatattttattGGAGATTTATTATTCAACTACTATTCCTTTACTCAGGTATGTCAGCAGTGATTTAATTTACAACTGTCAATCACATACATCATCCATGTTGTCACCTTGCACCTTGGGTCCTCCCAAGCAGTGAGGATCAGTTTCACATCAGCTTGGATTGAATTTCCATTCGCTATTAGACAATGCTTATTGGTAATTTGTCATTTTGAGCCCTGCTGTTCTGCATGTTTATATCACTACTACTTTACTACTACTATAGTTTGAACCAATTCTTGTCTAGGTGTTTCTTGGTTAGTGGATATATCCAGCCTCAATATCACCATTAAAACTATTATAatgaaatggtttaacccctagaAAATCTGTTGTGTTTACTAGCTGTTTGGACTCTTGGCATTACAGTTAGGCTCCTTTTTGACtcccttttactttttattataatttgaaaGGTGAAACAAATATCTTTGAGATAGGGATATGATTAAAATGACATTATGAGATTAAATAATATGAATGAATGGTAATATTTCCATATAGTTACGTTATATAATATGAAATGGGCGAAGTAGGTAAGGGGATAAATGGAGGCCCATAAAGGTGTAGGACTTTGAACactattttaacacattttaattaagtatatattatttattaaaatacatgAAAGTTGCTTTTACATGTCTACATATTCTTTATTATGTCTTCTAATTATATTTCTGGGCTCCTTCTGAAGTGGAATATCCTCGGTGACTTAGACTCCTCTTACTTGGCCAGGCTAAACACTTTGTGTCTCCCCACAATTAGATTTTTTATAAATCAGTATATATGGTGTGGCCAGTGAAGGCTGTCTGTTTAATACGAAGTGTGTTGTTTTCCTGGAAACACTGCTGTCATCAAACAGAAACCATTCTTCATTTCCATTCACAGAGCCGAGGGCCGAAGAGTGTTTTTCGGAATGTGAACACCCTGAATTATCAGTCATGTCCCGCGCATAAGAATAATAGTGACCACTGTCAGATGATAACCCAGAATGGACCACAACAGAATTTAAAACATAGGGCACTTGTTGTTGGTTATGTGACAGGTCTTCTACCTCAGGCCTTCTATTCTCATTCTCCAGTGTCTGATCTGCTGATGCAGCCCGAGATGTTGATCTCTCAACAGGCAAATCCAGTACGAGGGGAATGGACACAGGATCCAATATCTTACTCttcacattgcagattgtatcatAGGCAAATCGCAGTAAAGTTAAAATGAGATATTGAGGCTCTTCCACGATCATCTTAGTCCTTTCTGCTGTCTGGAGGGAAGCACATGTTTGACACTGATACTTCTTATCTCCATCGAGAACCTCTGGTGCCAGGAAACTAGTTAGCAGGTCTTTTACCGTAGGTGTTTCCTGTGTCTTTTCCTCTCCAGTTTTTTGACATGAGATGTTGCTAGGCCCATGGCTCATGTTTTCCTCAGTGGGTGATTCTGCAGCTGGGGTCATATTGATTGTAACAGAATCGTAAGGTTTTTCCTCGGTAGAGCATGCTATTACCGGTGCTGATTTGACAAATGAAGAGAAAGCCAGAGGAAGATCAGTGAAATCTTCTCTCTTCTGGGAGGTGCTTTTGCAGGTCTTACACCAAGTGTTTGTTTTCAGCTTTCCCCCAAACATGCTTTCTATCACAGTTTTTTCTTCCTTCCCCAGTTCTGTGCTCCGAGGTGTTGAATTCTGTGTTGATTTCTCCTCTTCTTGCAAGCTAATGCACAAACAAATATAAGGCAAGAACAATGGAAATTTAAAAGCTTCAACATTTGTCTTATGCACACAGAGTGTTTATTATTGTCAATAATACCgtttaatattgtatattttgctatTCTTCCAATGTTTAAGGTATGAATGACGACAACAACTAGTCAACAATTACTAGTTAAATAGACTAAGTATAGACCAAGTATATGTACCTGTTTAGAAGGAATCTGAGATACTCGGCAGAGTCTTCCTGGGAATTAGGACTGGACCCAGGTGGTGTAGAAGCCATAAAAAATCCACAAGGTGCATAAGCTATTCGCTGGTtagaaatggaaaaatacattaatttaaaatgttgtacTGGCAAGAGAAAGGCACAGTGATATTGACATAAGACATTGTTGTTGTATCCCCAGTTTAAGGCTAGGctacttttattgttattttttttttaaatcttttattcaatttaaatgaagtgactcaatgacacacactgatagacttcAGATTTTTGCAACTGATAGGTGGGCATGCCCATTCATATGTATTGCTTAGGATTTGTGTAAAAATAGGTTTTAAACAAGTTTTGtgctgtattttaaataataaaagtgtatagttaatttttttatatatatatttctttatttttgatgtgcaacaGTTAATTCATGAGCTTATGAAGCAACAACAGTATTAGCAAACTAAGCAATAACAGTGTGAAACAGTGTCATGGCACATTTTTAGAATTAAAATTAAACTAGACGGTGTATGGAGCAGAGATgttagagataagaggaaaaaacatagaaaacacaCATCTGCATCTCAAACAATGTAACATTGCCACTGGGTGTTGACATATATAGACCAGATTCTCCAGGATGCTGTTAGGCTGGGGGATAAGATTAAAACCAAGCAATTAGACTTAATAAATGTGAATGGTACATTGGACAACTGGGATGGTGAATAAATGAGCCCTAGCTCAAGGCCCAAGGTGAGGGCTATGGATTATGTACAGGAGGGACGGTCAGCCTATTCCTGAATTGGGCATCATAGGAATATACTTGCTGTGTCCATTATCAATGTAAGGCAGCCCATGTAAGCTACCCCTCATGGCCCCTTTGTGCTCAGTAGCCGATCTCCTAGAGTCTTGACCCCGAGGGTATCCTGTGCCACAGACCCGCCTTTccgcctttcattttttttaatgttaagcaAATTGGAACTTTCAGAATTTCTATAAATAAGGAAatgctctaggcaccataaccactacagtgtgctgtagtggtttctGGTGCCAGAAGAGGCCCTGTCCCTggtttccccccttcccccaccccctttttttagTAGTCAATGCATTTTACCAAGGCATCACTTTTTACCAGGGGTCCACATATGCCATGTGTCTGCTACTTAACCTGGAGAGTCAGAAACTCCGAGACAGTTTCTTCCATTTGCCCTTCTGAGCTAAACCCTGTTTCACCAGGCTTAAC
This Pelobates fuscus isolate aPelFus1 chromosome 3, aPelFus1.pri, whole genome shotgun sequence DNA region includes the following protein-coding sequences:
- the LOC134601630 gene encoding ubiquitin carboxyl-terminal hydrolase 38-like, whose product is MTDEATVLDIEETISETKDSSTESKTGWFQNLILWICLFWTKLCDFGRCLRLRDCNWCSFACFEKLNITGFFTGKGRAENLTCEQDIINFLNNNRRKVTGDKSKPTEIENLPQSVKLKTKKIGLINLGNTCFMNSVLQALFMAADFRRYVLSLNLSGCQSLMEKLKDLFKKLSETNKRIAYAPCGFFMASTPPGSSPNSQEDSAEYLRFLLNSLQEEEKSTQNSTPRSTELGKEEKTVIESMFGGKLKTNTWCKTCKSTSQKREDFTDLPLAFSSFVKSAPVIACSTEEKPYDSVTINMTPAAESPTEENMSHGPSNISCQKTGEEKTQETPTVKDLLTSFLAPEVLDGDKKYQCQTCASLQTAERTKMIVEEPQYLILTLLRFAYDTICNVKSKILDPVSIPLVLDLPVERSTSRAASADQTLENENRRPEVEDLSHNQQQVPYVLNSVVVHSGLSSDSGHYYSYARDMTDNSGCSHSEKHSSALGSVNGNEEWFLFDDSSVSRKTTHFVLNRQPSLATPYILIYKKSNCGETQSV